The following coding sequences lie in one Methylotenera versatilis 301 genomic window:
- the cobO gene encoding cob(I)yrinic acid a,c-diamide adenosyltransferase, giving the protein MNTPENKLNLANERHLARMQLKKAVVDASINAAQTTRGLLLINTGNGKGKSTAAFGLLARSLGHGMKAVVVQFIKGRSDTGEEAFFRNAENLTWHVMGDGFTWETQDAERDKQSARAAWLLVCDYLQDETIDLIILDEFTYALKYQWLTIEEVTTALESRPIMQHVVVTGRAAPDALIAIADTVSEINLVKHAFKDGVQAMPGIEW; this is encoded by the coding sequence ATGAACACACCTGAAAATAAGCTTAATTTAGCAAACGAACGACATTTAGCGCGCATGCAGCTTAAAAAAGCCGTGGTGGATGCCAGCATTAACGCGGCACAAACTACTCGCGGCTTGCTATTGATTAATACGGGTAATGGCAAAGGTAAGTCTACCGCTGCTTTTGGTTTGCTAGCACGCTCACTGGGGCACGGTATGAAGGCTGTCGTGGTTCAATTTATTAAAGGCCGATCTGACACAGGCGAAGAGGCTTTTTTCCGCAATGCTGAAAATTTGACTTGGCACGTAATGGGCGATGGCTTTACTTGGGAAACGCAAGATGCAGAGCGTGATAAACAGTCAGCACGCGCAGCTTGGCTGTTGGTGTGTGATTATTTGCAAGATGAAACAATAGATTTAATTATTTTAGATGAATTTACATACGCACTTAAATACCAATGGTTAACGATTGAAGAAGTGACAACCGCTTTAGAGTCGCGTCCTATCATGCAACATGTGGTAGTCACGGGTCGTGCTGCACCTGATGCACTTATTGCCATTGCAGATACCGTAAGTGAAATCAATTTAGTAAAACATGCGTTTAAAGATGGCGTGCAAGCCATGCCTGGCATTGAGTGGTAA